The genome window ATGACCTGGACGCCGCAGAGCTTCACCGCGTGGGCAGCGGCGTGATTGGCCGTCATTATCATCGACTTATCTTTTACCGTGACTGTGGTTTTTTCATTTTTCTTTTGTGTCATATCATTCTTTCATTCTTCTTCGGGGACCATTTTTATTGCGCCCGTAGGACAGATTTCCGAACAGATCCCGCACCCTTTACAGTATTCCAGATCGACCCTGGGTGGTACGGTCTTGCTGATGACCCCGTCGGGACAGAAGGTCCAGCACCGGAAACATGAGGGCGTGTTGCTCCTGGCCGGGGTGCAGACAGTGTAATCGAATTCCGGGTGCTGCACCCGCCAGTCGCCGGTCCTTCCGGCTTCGCCCGCTGCCGGCGATGATGAAGCGGTGATATGGCCGCACTGTCTCGTTCCCATCTGTTTTCCTTCAGTTTGTACTGTAGATTTTCGTCGCGTCATGTATTATCCTCGCGGTGAGCATGTTTATCCGCGCCCCGGTGGAAGAAAATTTTTTTATTATGGCCTTTTCCACGGCTGCCAGGCTCACCAGTCCCGTGACCTTCACAAAGGCGCCCAGGATCGGGGTATTAAGGATCGCCACGCCGGCCATGGTGAGATTATTTTCCAGCGCCACAGTAGTGATATCGGCGATCCCCACAGTATTGAAATGTTCCAGTTTCAGTTTCTCCGGCGTGTATTTCGAATTTATTATAACCACGGAACTTGCAGGAAACCTGCCAGGAAGGTCCAGCACAGGAAGCAGTGAGGGGTCAAGGACGACAATAATATCGGGTGTCGAAATTTGTGAAAAAATACGTATCGGTTCATGGGCCAGACGCAGAAACGCAGACACCGGCGCTCCTCTCCTTTCAGCACCGAATGAGGGCGCTGTTGTAACGCCCCTGTATCCTTCCTCATAAGCCGCGTCCGCTATAAGCTGGCTTGCAGTTATGGCCCCCTGCCCGCCCCTTCCGTACCAGATCACCTCAGTATACTTTTTCTTTATTATCATGTCTGCAATTTTCATCAAAAGCATTTATTCGATACATTTATTCATACAATTTTATAGGAGCCCCAGCGTCAAGGAAAAAGTATAAAATTATTGGGTGCTGAACTGTCATCGTATGTTGGTATTAAGATATATTCTCTCTTGATAAGATAATAAGAAGGAGAGGATATGAGAGAAGGTGGAACTAGATTTATTTTGTCATTGGTTTTAGAAACCGTTCGAAATGTTAATCCCACCTTCTCCTTCTCTACTCTGAACAGTACATTAGGTTATAAAACCTGTATATTACGATGATAGAGCCCAGAGAAGATACATATCCCTCAAAACTACAATTTAGTATTATTATCGAGGGATTATGAAATTGTCAATAGGAATTGATGTATCAAAAAAGACTTTGGACGTTGTTTTTTTTAATGGAGAGAGTTTTATACCATATAATTTTCTAAACAATCAAGATGGTATACAGCGTTTGATCCAGGAAATTTTAAAGTACAGGGAATATGAAGTTATCATAACAATGGAAGCTACGGGTGTATATCATTTAAATTTGGCAAATCAATTGTATGCACAGGGGTATACCGTTTCAGTAATGAATCCATTGGTTATAAAAAGATTTAGCGAGATGAAGATGGTTCGAGCAAAGACTGACAGCGTAGATGCGCGTGTTATTGCACAGTTTGGTTTTGAACAAAACCCTTATATTTATACACCAAAACCGGATAATTGTCAGGGAATTGTATATTATTTGAAAGCCATTGAGGATTTATTACATCTAAAAACACAAAATTCAAATCGTATTGAAGCATTATCATGCTGCAATGATGCGCCAAGGGGAATAGTGGAAAGTTTACGCAAAGTGAATGAGTGTATCACAATGGAAATAAAAGAAGCTGAGAAAGCAATTAAGAACATAATAAAACAGCATAATCAG of Candidatus Dependentiae bacterium contains these proteins:
- a CDS encoding IS110 family transposase — protein: MKLSIGIDVSKKTLDVVFFNGESFIPYNFLNNQDGIQRLIQEILKYREYEVIITMEATGVYHLNLANQLYAQGYTVSVMNPLVIKRFSEMKMVRAKTDSVDARVIAQFGFEQNPYIYTPKPDNCQGIVYYLKAIEDLLHLKTQNSNRIEALSCCNDAPRGIVESLRKVNECITMEIKEAEKAIKNIIKQHNQEQYQRLKKIPGIGDRTSSAIIGYFNEFECFETAKQVVSFIGVNPSPRISGTSVRGRGAISRKGNKYLRKLFYMAALSASRHNHSCEQLYNRMLLKGKDKKLALTAVANKLIRQVFAIVKYKREYIYQY
- a CDS encoding 2-oxoacid:acceptor oxidoreductase family protein, with translation MKIADMIIKKKYTEVIWYGRGGQGAITASQLIADAAYEEGYRGVTTAPSFGAERRGAPVSAFLRLAHEPIRIFSQISTPDIIVVLDPSLLPVLDLPGRFPASSVVIINSKYTPEKLKLEHFNTVGIADITTVALENNLTMAGVAILNTPILGAFVKVTGLVSLAAVEKAIIKKFSSTGARINMLTARIIHDATKIYSTN
- a CDS encoding 4Fe-4S binding protein, which produces MGTRQCGHITASSSPAAGEAGRTGDWRVQHPEFDYTVCTPARSNTPSCFRCWTFCPDGVISKTVPPRVDLEYCKGCGICSEICPTGAIKMVPEEE